Proteins encoded within one genomic window of Candidatus Scalindua japonica:
- a CDS encoding peptidoglycan DD-metalloendopeptidase family protein, producing the protein MRNSSATKTISGFMILFLIIIFLTGCAANNRTDMYPPAKLKNELNSLRSNAITNKASRYTIKKGDTIWRVAHNHGILPDTIIKVNNIKNVENIKPGQQIIIPAGVATGKIASARKAPTYTRKLNETFQWPLRGKVLYGFDKWIDGYKNKGIDIQAVNGQAVKASKSGVVALTSETPDGWGKVVVLQHDDGSYTWYAYNSKVLVKKGNRVHQGQRIAEAGSTGKAQQDKLHFKIFLRGVPVNPMSHLR; encoded by the coding sequence TTGAGAAATTCTTCTGCAACAAAAACAATCAGCGGTTTTATGATTCTGTTTCTAATCATAATTTTTCTAACAGGATGTGCTGCAAATAACAGAACAGACATGTACCCCCCTGCAAAATTAAAAAATGAATTAAATTCATTAAGATCAAATGCAATTACTAATAAAGCATCAAGATATACAATTAAAAAAGGCGATACTATATGGCGGGTAGCCCATAATCATGGAATTTTACCTGATACTATTATCAAAGTTAATAATATCAAAAATGTTGAAAATATAAAACCCGGACAACAAATAATTATACCTGCGGGTGTTGCTACCGGGAAAATCGCTTCTGCACGGAAAGCGCCAACCTATACCAGGAAATTAAATGAAACATTCCAATGGCCTTTACGGGGTAAAGTATTGTATGGTTTTGATAAATGGATAGATGGCTATAAAAACAAAGGCATCGATATACAGGCGGTTAACGGGCAGGCAGTTAAGGCATCAAAAAGCGGTGTGGTCGCATTGACATCGGAGACACCTGATGGATGGGGCAAGGTTGTTGTACTTCAACATGATGACGGCTCATACACATGGTATGCTTATAACTCCAAAGTCCTTGTGAAGAAAGGAAACCGCGTTCACCAGGGGCAGAGAATTGCAGAGGCCGGTAGTACAGGAAAAGCGCAACAAGACAAACTCCATTTCAAAATATTTTTGCGTGGAGT